The nucleotide sequence TGAGTAATGGTTAAGGTGTTTAAAAATACTATtcatatattaaaattaactactaaaatcagtcactatatatttgtgtataaatatatatagtagttaaatttatttttaatgtgtattttgtattcTAATATATATTCTATTCTGGTggctaaataattttaatttataccTACCATAGTTGATAGTAATAGAGGCTTAAATGTGAGTTGTTAATTTTGAGCTTTCTAAAAAAGACCATGGTGATTGGCAGATTACTTGCTTCTTAAGGTGCTTGATTCATGTCTTGTTAGTTACTAATTAAATTTTCTTGCACTGAAAATGCAGGTTGTAAGAGGTTGCAAGGGTTCACCTCTTGCGATTACTGTGATTGGTAGATCAATAAGAACTCAACCTTATGAATTTTGGCTCAAGATGGTAGAGAAATTGTCACAGGGTCGTTTTATATTTGATTCGAGTGAGGAATTACTAAAATGCCTCGAAAATATTTTGGAAATTTTAGAGGATAAGCCTATCATAAAGGAGTGCTTCATGGACCTAGGGCTATTTCCCGAAGATCAAAGAATCCCTGTTACTGTTCTCTTGGATATATGGACTGAGTTGTATGGAATGGATGATGATGGCATAGAGGCAATGACTATTATCAACACATTAAACTCTATGAATTTGGCTAATGTCTTAGTTTCAAGGTACAAATTAAATTCTTCAATCCAGTTTATATAAATTTTATGGCACGGTGAATAGGGTGATTGCTCCAGAGTGGGAATTTTAtattagagaaaaaaaataaacaaatgacatataatttagttatttttttaacaaaatacatACATGTAAGACAAtaaccaaggttgcgagaaccggaccggtcaataaaccggtgaggtcactggttcaatggttcactgGTTCGACCGAGGTTgaaccggggttcaaccggtttaattaaatattaaataaaattattaaacttaataaaattcaataatttataacttaataaaatttataactaatATGTCAAtttataatttagtatttaaaatttaGCTATCACGATATTCTTTAGCATTGCTTGTTAACAATAGTATACGTTTGAATCATATAAAGGATTTTGTGTCTCTAAAATATTTGTTTCTGTTCATTTCTCAACCAGGAAAAATGCTTGCGACGTTGAAAACTATTACTACAACAACCACTTCATCGTGGTGCATGATCTTCTAAGAGAACTTGCAATTTATGAGGACAATCAAGAAGCAACAGAACATAGACACAGAATGAGCATTGGCATGAACGAACAGAATGGCGAATTTGGGCTTGGGGAGAAGCAGCGAGGCATCATTGCTGAAATCTTTTCAAAATGTTTGAGATGGTGTATTAATAAACAGATGCCGCAACAAATCCATGCACGCACTTTGTCAATAACAATTGGTTAGTTATTCTACACCTTTCTTTCAAAACTAAGAAGCATGAATATATGCCAATGAGTTATatttcaaatggcatagtctctccccATACAGccatactcaattaaaaggttgcgggtttgagtctcctatctttgataaaaaaaaaaaagcatgaatATATAATTAGTGGTGTGagatttgtttttattcttttttattttattaaaaataattatttataaaattactaATATACTTCTGGATAAATAATTGATGGTTCACTGAGTAAATTAATTGTTGACTACAATGTTTGGTCATTTTGTCTAATAAAATATATCTTGTAAGAATCATTTTGTTGTTAATATTTTTTAGAGTTTATTTTGTTAAAATCTAAATCTTTTGGATGTGTCTATAAAGTAAGaattttttgaatatttaaaAACACTTAATTCACAAATCATGGGTTGCATTTTCAGATGAAACTTGGCCTTCTTATTGGTCCAATATGCAAACGGCTGACGTTGAAGTTCTGATTTTCCATCTTCGAGCTAAGTTCTTCTCTTTTCCAATGTTCATggagaaaatgagtaaactgaaAGTTCTCATAGTAACAAATTATGGCTTCTATCCTTCTGAGCTCAACAATTTCAAGCTACTTGATTCCTTACCAAGCCTGAAAAGAATAAGACTAGAGAGAATTTCTGTTCCTTCCTTTGGCCAGTTAAAGAGTCTAAGGAAACTATCCCTCTACATGTGTCATACAAGTCATGCTTTCGAATTTGGTAACTTCAAATTTTCAGAAGCATGTCCAAATCTAGTAGAGTTGAACATTGATTACAGCAAAGATATGGTTGGCTTGCCTAATGGAATCTGCGAAATTCCGTCGCTGAAGAAGCTCTGTGTCACTAATTGCCACAAGCTCTGTTCATTGCCGAAAGAAATTGGAAATCTGAAGAATTTGGAAATCTTGAGGCTCAATTCTTGCACTGATTTGCAAGGATTACCAGAATCCATTGGAATGCTTTCGAATCTGCGACTTCTGGACATATCCAACTGCATAAGCCTTCCAAATTTACCTGAAGAAATTAGTAATCTGTCTGGTCTAAGGAAGCTGTACATGACGAGTTGCGCGAACTGCGAGTTGCCGTCTTTAGTCTCGAATCTTGAGAATTTGAAGGTGACATGTGACGAAGAAACAGCTACTTTATGGGAAGCTTTCATAACATTGATTCCTAATCTAAGGATAGAGGTGCCTCAAGTTGATGTTAACTTAAATTGGCTTCACACAGTTAGCTATTGCTAATGTATGTTTCGTTGAAACTCGGAATAAGAGAAAGCTTTGCCAGCATTAATAATGGTGGCGAAGTTCTTCCAGTTATGAAAAATGAGAGAAGGTTGTTGAAAGTTCAAGAACTTACTGTATTGTAATAGGCACTACTATAGAATCTTCATTCCTATacagcaaggaatgggaggttaTATATAGATCGAAACCCTTTGAATTTGGTACGGCCTTGCTCTCTGGATTATTATAACCTGGCTTTTATATGGTTGATGGTTTTAATAAGGTGCAGATTTTAAATTGTTCGGAAGGGATAATGAAGACTACGGCGGGTAAATACGATATTTGATAATTTAAGTAAGCCTTGGCAAAGGCGGAAATTAACTTAAGtaataaatgactatattaaaagtaacttataaataagttattttgtgtttgggtttttagttttaaaagtgtttattttataaaaatgtgataaaaaatagtagtattatgaGAGGAATCATTTTTCTAACTTATCTGtaagctcctaaatagcttcttagaaagctgcaatttggttttgaaaattgcaccagacattaatactactacttttcataagtcaaaactcaaaaactaaaaaaagttACTTTTAAAGCTTCCCAAACATACTCATAGTCTTCCCATTCTCAATTAAAAagttgcgagttcgagtctcttatctttgataaaataataataataataatatagagaAAAGCTCATTTTAGTTGACActatttaaagataaaaatatgtcaatttaatattatatcacagtaaataatcaaataaatattttaaattctaacATTTATATATTCTTCTATATGAAAGTCAATTTAATTAACTATGAAAAACTGAAAATATCTTTTTGAATAGTATTTGCAAAaagactaaaataattttttaatgtttTGAAAAAATAACCTTTTAAGATTCGGTTTTAGAAAAACTACACTACATTTTTTTAGTTAAATATTGTTTAATTGTTttaa is from Arachis ipaensis cultivar K30076 chromosome B01, Araip1.1, whole genome shotgun sequence and encodes:
- the LOC107626370 gene encoding probable disease resistance protein At5g66900 — translated: MAHTTQIAVLASLLQQASESILEMLQTARKSNRNRGVLRSVILTELTPLFNEIKQYNYDDEHLDRQREQITALITENDDDGVSLCNCNCSSWSRLWENCFSWLVRHIKNNNNNNNNNNDDDDDYDCDYFDEALREDLNETLEKLREIIEVLKCGCVSERRGVFGVPEKRGFTVGLEESMRKLKAEVMRERDGVSVIVLTGLAGSGKTTLATSLCWDQQVKGKFKENILFITCSKTFKIKIIVERLFEHCGYRVPEFQSEEDAINRMGVLLRHIGKSSPMLLVLDDVWPGSESLVEKFKIQTSSDYKILVTSRVAYPRFGTPCIVLEPLNHEDALTLFSHFAQLEDNYYSIFQNDEDILQKVVRGCKGSPLAITVIGRSIRTQPYEFWLKMVEKLSQGRFIFDSSEELLKCLENILEILEDKPIIKECFMDLGLFPEDQRIPVTVLLDIWTELYGMDDDGIEAMTIINTLNSMNLANVLVSRKNACDVENYYYNNHFIVVHDLLRELAIYEDNQEATEHRHRMSIGMNEQNGEFGLGEKQRGIIAEIFSKCLRWCINKQMPQQIHARTLSITIDETWPSYWSNMQTADVEVLIFHLRAKFFSFPMFMEKMSKLKVLIVTNYGFYPSELNNFKLLDSLPSLKRIRLERISVPSFGQLKSLRKLSLYMCHTSHAFEFGNFKFSEACPNLVELNIDYSKDMVGLPNGICEIPSLKKLCVTNCHKLCSLPKEIGNLKNLEILRLNSCTDLQGLPESIGMLSNLRLLDISNCISLPNLPEEISNLSGLRKLYMTSCANCELPSLVSNLENLKVTCDEETATLWEAFITLIPNLRIEVPQVDVNLNWLHTVSYC